A stretch of the Aegilops tauschii subsp. strangulata cultivar AL8/78 chromosome 4, Aet v6.0, whole genome shotgun sequence genome encodes the following:
- the LOC141021886 gene encoding uncharacterized protein encodes MMQQFELNRQFMTGVMAPFPNQNAHQQPAPITLPEFVRLNPSIFRNSTNPMDADDWLRHIMFEMESANVAPASYVTFTTFHLKGSAAQWWESHWGMLPAETVTTWQEFQLAFRARHIPQGLIDQKKKEFRKLSQGTMTVDEYQRKFLELSRYAADDVCTDARKQEKFREGLCRDIKLTLVAHDCADFVTLVSQAFRTETSLTEYQESLKRARDVGSSSSQPAQKRRVWIPQNVHH; translated from the coding sequence ATGATGCAGCAGTTTGAGCTGAATCGTCAGTTTATGACTGGAGTAATGGCTCCGTTTCCAAACCAGAATGCTCATCAACAGCCTGCCCCAATAACACTGCCAGAATTTGTGCGCCTCAACCCGTCCATTTTCCGGAACTCCACCAATCCTATGGATGCTGACGATTGGCTTCGTCATATCATGTTTGAGATGGAGTCAGCTAATGTTGCCCCTGCCAGTTATGTCACCTTTACGACATTTCACCTGAAGGGTTCAGCTGCTCAATGGTGGGAAAGCCACTGGGGTATGCTGCCTGCAGAGACTGTAACCACTTGGCAGGAATTTCAGTTAGCCTTCCGTGCACGGCACATTCCTCAAGGTCTGATAGACCAGAAGAAGAAGGAGTTCCGCAAACTCTCACAGGGCACAATGACTGTGGATGAATATCAGAGGAAATTCCTTGAATTATCTCGCTATGCTGCGGATGACGTCTGCACTGACGCTCGCAAGCAGGAGAAATTCCGTGAAGGACTGTGTCGCGATATAAAGCTCACACTTGTTGCTCATGATTGCGCAGACTTTGTGACGCTTGTCAGCCAAGCTTTCCGAACTGAAACTAGTCTAACTGAGTACCAGGAGTCGCTCAAGCGTGCTCGAGATGTTGGCTCATCCTCGAGTCAGCCTGCTCAGAAACGTCGAGTCTGGATCCCACAAAATGTTCATCACTGA